Within the Nicotiana tabacum cultivar K326 chromosome 11, ASM71507v2, whole genome shotgun sequence genome, the region tacccaaaacgttgaccaaagtcaactaaaatcgcctttttaagccaaaaattattatttcctcaatttttcatataaaagctttccgaatATATGCCCGAACTGCACATATAAATCGAGAagagataaaatgagatttttaaagcCTCGAAACACGAAATCGAATTCTAAAACAGAAGATGACGTTTGGGTTATCACAACCGCAGCCTTTCATTTACATGTCGCAGTTATAATCACATAGCGAGTGATCTATTGTAATGTCGCCTTTAAAGTACTGCTACATAGGGAGTTGGTATATCTCAATTACATTAATGTTCGTCTTAATTAAATTATTAGCTTAGATGTAGCAGAAGACGAGATAGTGATCAGGAATAATAGCTTAATTAAAGGTAAGAATCTCAGTTACCTGTTAAGCATTGGAAGTCACAATCTGGCCATCAAATGGTACACAATTTGGCTATCCAATGTCAATCGATATTAATTAATCGGATTATTGGATTTTCTTAATTTTAAGTGGAGACAACCATGTGCCTGCATGTTGTTTATTCTTAGGTGTTGTTGCATACACGTTTCACCAATGTGAATTGCACCACTAGCCCATAACTTAAAAGATGGGCAAAACAAAGGCACTTTAATTTGAAGaacaataattcaaataataaATGAATTGTGTATATCTCTTCATCTAATTCAAGAGCCAGTGACTCTAATATTACGTTTAACCATGgtataaaagaatatcaaattttAGAAATTCTATCGCTAaacaaaaaaggagaagaaatccCTTGTTATAATAAGAATCAAGTTCATTCCACTATTCTAAATCTAATGACCATTTGTCATAATCGACCCCAATTAGTCAACAAGTTGGGGAAGCACAGTCCTCTGGAAAATATGAACAAGATATTCATTAGTTGCTTGTGTAGGATGAACAGCATCCCAAAGGAGATATCTTGAAGGATTAGCACATGTTGGATTAAACTCATTGCATAAAGGACCCATCTCTAACGAACCTGTTCCACAGCAACCTTCAAGGATATGATCATACCCtatttcaaaataaagaaaaaacaagaaaacaaaTCATCCAAGTTACTTGTCCAACGGGATAATCAAGGGGTGCTTGATATAATAGAGTCATCTTTTCGGGAAATCTTTTCTTTTTCGAATAATTAAACTAAATCGCTGTTCGTCCTACCGAttaaattgaatatatatatatatatatatatatatatatatatatatataaaatccgtGTTAAGGGTTCTATGTATACCAGCTATGACAAGTGAACAGTAAATCTGATCGACTATTTGGTAATCAATGTAATAATAACTACTTGCTCAATAATAATTATCACCTAGACATTATTATTAGTCTTGAGGCTCAAACCTTTTATAAAATGTCTATTTATTAATGTTTTTACAATTTTTAATATTTCTtgtttccaaaaaatattttatacgtactaacaaaacaccaaaaaagtatttttcagaaattttccATTGAATATGACTTTTATCATACCGGACATGCATCAAACACAGATCATTGTTTGTAGGATGAAGTTAAATTTAATCTTACCGTAGTCTGATGGTTTTTGAATAATGTCCAAAAGGGGATTGTAGACATCCGCATACACTAGCTTGGAGCCAGAGAGTGTAGGTCGCAACGTGGATATGAGGGCTTGAAGCTTTCTGTTATAACTCTGCGACTCAATATTCTGCTGCTGTACGCACACACGCTGAAACATATGAATGCTCGGTAGCAAACTATTAATGGTGACTTGCACAGGCAAGCAGCCAATTGGTGGAAAACCTACCACAGCAATTTTTCTTGCTCCCATTTTATACAATTCCTATCATAAATACCAAAGTTACGTTAGCCTGCAGGAAAAATTTACTCAATGTTTACACTAATTCAATAAATACATAACATGTTGTTAGACTATATCTATATACAAAGACACACGCATaagaatttaaggaaagaaaatccatgttttttctactttttaccttttttcgttaattttccttttaattttgaGCGCATTAAAATTATTTCAGGTTGATGACATGCAAAATTAATTGACGGGTTAAACCACCGAGTATAGTGAGATGGATCAACTCCCTTCATCCTTAACTAAAAGTCTGGATTCAAGAATGCAAGAACTCTTATGGGAGCCAATACAAATCCAGATTAGTTAGGCCAATAGGTTTTAAACCTACACGAAAACAGTGAGACTTACATTGACAAAAGCCTCAAGTCTATTGAGTAGAAAATCATGGTAGCCTGACAAAGAAATATATCTTCGAGTTGGCAAGTCATAAAAATTAAACAACATGTCATTCGTTCCAGCAGAAATCATAAACAAAGCCTTTTCAACTATACGTTCAGCTTCCTTTCGCCCTACAATTTTTTGCATTCTCTTCAAGGCTTGCTCAAAGTAATTCAACTGATCCACCATTGACAGCACATGATTTTCCTTGGCAGTAAGTTCATCCAATCCTGAACCACCCGAAGCAAAACTGACTCCAGTTAACAAGTCTTTGTCAGAGACCTTAGGATCTAAATAAGCTGGTAATAGTTGCTTTATTCCCAACTGTGAAACTAAAATATCTGTTGTCAATTTCCCATTAGAGAATCTCCCAGTTGGAACTTG harbors:
- the LOC107782489 gene encoding GDSL esterase/lipase At2g40250-like; the protein is MQAKTTLIFFFLIPLFNLFFQPHLSNASSTNITAIFAFGDSVFDPGNNNSLPTLFRANHWPYGKDFPGQVPTGRFSNGKLTTDILVSQLGIKQLLPAYLDPKVSDKDLLTGVSFASGGSGLDELTAKENHVLSMVDQLNYFEQALKRMQKIVGRKEAERIVEKALFMISAGTNDMLFNFYDLPTRRYISLSGYHDFLLNRLEAFVNELYKMGARKIAVVGFPPIGCLPVQVTINSLLPSIHMFQRVCVQQQNIESQSYNRKLQALISTLRPTLSGSKLVYADVYNPLLDIIQKPSDYGYDHILEGCCGTGSLEMGPLCNEFNPTCANPSRYLLWDAVHPTQATNEYLVHIFQRTVLPQLVD